The Agromyces atrinae genome window below encodes:
- a CDS encoding arginase family protein has protein sequence MTTLSQDPLWPRAGDWPDTARSGHAALALLGVPAFRTSLSPTRADETPAAVREALRRYSPALIDPIAEIGESIIDLGDIRDPDGEEGEARTRAAVNEALQSATALLALGGDNSVTVATALGAWGDDLSTAGLITLDAHYDLRDGISNGSPVRRLIEAGLDPTRIVQIGIADFANSAAYARRAAVLGITVIHRDELHDRRPAEVMADALAIAGAAGGPIHLDVDVDVCDRSIAPACPASVPGGIAAWELRAFVRAAARDPRVRSADIVEIDATTDAADGRTVRLAALTVLEFAAGLALRDDA, from the coding sequence ATGACCACGTTGTCGCAGGATCCCCTCTGGCCGCGCGCCGGCGACTGGCCCGACACCGCGCGATCAGGCCACGCCGCCCTCGCCCTCCTCGGCGTACCTGCCTTCCGCACCTCGCTCTCGCCGACGCGCGCGGACGAGACGCCGGCCGCCGTGCGCGAGGCGCTGCGCCGTTACAGCCCGGCGCTGATCGACCCGATCGCCGAGATCGGCGAGAGCATCATCGATCTCGGCGACATCCGCGACCCTGACGGCGAGGAAGGCGAGGCGCGCACCCGAGCCGCCGTCAATGAAGCGTTGCAGAGCGCGACCGCCCTCCTCGCCCTCGGCGGCGACAATTCCGTCACGGTCGCGACGGCGCTCGGCGCGTGGGGCGACGACCTTTCGACGGCCGGCCTGATCACGCTCGATGCGCACTACGACCTGCGCGACGGCATCTCGAACGGGTCGCCCGTGCGGCGCCTCATCGAGGCCGGGCTCGACCCGACGCGCATCGTGCAGATCGGCATCGCCGACTTCGCGAACTCCGCGGCCTACGCCCGTCGCGCCGCCGTCCTCGGCATCACCGTCATCCACCGCGATGAATTGCACGATCGGCGCCCCGCCGAGGTGATGGCCGACGCGCTCGCGATCGCGGGAGCGGCGGGCGGCCCCATCCACCTCGATGTCGACGTCGACGTGTGCGACCGCTCGATCGCGCCCGCTTGCCCGGCCTCGGTGCCCGGCGGCATCGCGGCGTGGGAGCTGCGCGCGTTCGTGCGCGCCGCCGCCCGCGACCCGCGGGTGCGCTCGGCCGACATCGTCGAGATCGATGCGACGACGGATGCCGCCGACGGCCGCACCGTCCGCCTCGCCGCCCTCACCGTGCTCGAGTTCGCGGCGGGCCTGGCCCTCAGGGATGACGCATGA